The Culex quinquefasciatus strain JHB chromosome 2, VPISU_Cqui_1.0_pri_paternal, whole genome shotgun sequence genome contains the following window.
atagtaatttggactatttggtaagaaagtctgtcaaaaatcaataaaaattgttgaatacacgtaaacacatctgttatcaattataaaactgtttatttcattgatataaacggggaaactcatttttagtgttccaaaacatgtttttttttagaaaaagtcacATATTTCTGCGCGCCCAAAAAaaagatgttcattattttaaagcaaaaaaattttctcgtcttttgcaaccagtttcatcaagattgatgcagggaaccatgagaaataaacaattttgttcttcaatccagcagaaagaaaTACGATTTTATACAAGTAtacaagtaacctcattttggcgccacctacatttgaaacacagtcgcgctgcaaaacctcaattatcTCTCAtctattttgcatgatttttcgcaaCGAACATGAGGCAAgaggttttatttaattaaattatgcgctagtctaatcatgctcctttttgaaaaagatttattgaacaacatcagcttatttcaaaagttgttctggagtTCCGATCGCCACGCAATGCTGCTttgtttagttaaattaagcgcTAGTCTAAtcatacgcctttttgaaaaagatttattgaacaacatcagcttatttcaaaagttgttctggaattcCAATCGCCACGCAAtgctgctttgtttacgtttgaatctgtcattttccatccttcgttaacttgcatgcaagtgttccttattctggaaagtcgattttggggttgtgtctaagctaaatgaagtaacgcaagccacgagcatcgagttggctcgatgctcgtgctctcgatgtcgttgcacaatccatgaaaatccagccttaCAGCCGGATGACGACAATTCCTTCATGTCGTCCAGGGAGGCAAAGTGATCGAACCCGCAATGTAGATGAACAAAACGACGGAGCGGCTGGCCGTGGACAAAAAACGAACGACAATGGATTTGGGCAACCAGGCCAGCTCGGAAAACCGCAACGGCAACATCTGGTGCATCAAAGAAGCGCCCGTAATTCCATAGGCTGTTGCGGTTACGACAGTTTGCGCAGAAGAAAGCCGCGGACAACACGCCGCAGCGCAAGTAGAAGAAGTAGCATCGGTAGTGTGCGACCATCCGGACTAGTGCGAGTGCAACGTAAATTTTTATTGAGATGCAAAACTATTGCGAAAAGTTATTCTATTACAGCAGCGACTGTGAAATTGTAATGTGATGCGTTTTGTTCTAATAAATAAATCCTCCGCTGAAGAAAACTAAACACACTTTTAAAAAATGCGTTTGTATATTTCAATTCCCTTTACAACAAAAATGCAACGAGCCAGTAAGTGGCCGCGGTGGTTCAGGTGCGGAGGAATCAGGTGAACTCGTCCCGGGTCTCTTCGATGGGTGACTACGTGGCCAGTGACCAGGGAACCTCCAGTTTGGAGTTACTGCTCTTGTTGAACACCTCCGGTACCACGTCCAGCCTTGTCCACCAACCTTCAGCCGCCAACCTTCAGCTCAACCGGAATGTTGATGTTCTTGGCCTAATGCGCCTCTTCCACCATTTCTTGATGGCCTGCAGCTGGCGGTGCCTTCGAAGACATTCCCTTTTAGGCGGGCAACCACCGACCGACTTACGAAGACACTCAGCTGCTCGTACATGCCGTTAAACAGATGTTGCCTCTTTCGCACAATCGCTAGACAGGAGGTCCAGAAGGTTGCTCATGCCACGGGAAAAGTCCAATTACACGCATAACCGGAGACCACTTGCCTCTTCGAGAATAGGTTGACTGCGGGTGTATCGTTGGATCGGCGATGTTCTTCATGTCCTCCGGAATGTCCCACTCCTAGACGCACAAGCTTTTGTCGTCGGAGGTCGTCACGAAGCGTCAGTTTTCGTCGACAAAGGTGATCATGGCGGTACCCAGATGTTGGTCGTAATTCTGAACGATTTCACCACTGCGGGTGTCCCACTGTAAGAGAACAAAATTTGAGGTTAGTTCAATCTACTACTGCAAATGATCTTCAAGACGGACGTTCCCGCCACGCTTCCTCCCGTGCTGCTTGTTGTAACGGATAACGACGCAAAACTGAATCTTCCGTGAGCTAAAGCGTGACGCGACGTCGCCCTTTTCGGTGTCCGAGAGCTTGAGGTAGCGATCGTACTCGGCCGACACGAACTTTTCGCCGCAATTTTTAATTCTCACGTTCCGCATGGCCGGCTGGTGGCTCGAGTTTCACAAGCAGATCTTGATCTGGGCTGCAGGACAGTAGAAGAAGGGCTAATTTGGGGAACCACCGGATGTCGGAAATGTCCTTGGTGTGGCCGGTCCAGGTGGATGTGAGCCTTCGGCAGGAAGCACCGGTCGGGGGCACCACTTTTGTTCCCGACATCGTGCAGCGGATGCAGAAACGGACCATGATGATCAACCGATTGTTACGTTCTTCTCCTCGATCGGCTTATCCTTAGTCACGCGATTTCGGCGCAGCTTCTTTACCCATCATCTCCTCGATATCAACCCGCTTACGTTCTTCTCCTCGATCGGCTTATCCTTAGTCACGCGATTTCGGCGCAGCTTCTTTACCCATCATCTCCTCGATATCAACCCGCTTCGGCCTCGATACAAGTTCCTCACGTCGTACGCGCCACCTGCACCGTGGGGACCAACAGCAGAGCGACAAAAAATTCCAACGATTTCGCCACCGAGTGGGCTGGAACCGTTCGCTCAGGAGTACGTACACTTTTTCGAGCGTataagcaaaaataaatttcacagattgctctgtttattttttcacgaaaactgcAGGAacagaatcaaaacaaaaaaaagagttgCCAAAAACTACTCGATTTGAGACGGCAAGGTTGCAAGTTCGATTCTTTCAGTTCAAAAATCGAGCAGACGCTGACcgctttaactcgctttaacgcgcgataacttgcgataacttgctttagGGTGGCGTTATGTGAAAACTCGGCACGATTAGTAGCGTTAAGGATTTTCGAGCTCAtttttgtgcgttttagtgtgttatcgcgGAGTGACATTCCCCTCGGTCATGATCATAACTGTGTCATCGCCTgcctagttttttttgcaaacgctGAAAAACGCACGACAATCGTCCGAAAAAGGCAGGACAAGATCGATTTCGAGTAGATAACGCTTCCACTCGCACGACCGCCGGACTTCAGACTAACAGGGTATGCATGAGTATGTAgtatgcatttaggcgtttttgggattgggaagcatacaacggctgagcgctcggtgggacttcactacactgaaaatacgccacacttttttttcaagtgcccaaacacttgaaagGTTCAATAAAGCCACATCTTAGATctaatttgtttgtgtttgaatttcaatccaatccattatcaaattcaagtgtttaaacgattgactttttggtattttttgacaccttatcttcattcgggtggctcaaacttttcaagtgttttgctcatgaatttgccCCACTGTGCTGAACAATTCAAAGTGATgaggaaaacacttgaaattgatcttgttttgatttgaaatgtaGTTTCGTGACAGCTTCGTCAGACTTTGCTTCGTTTCTTCATTTGTGCTTTGGCGGTCCGGTGTGTTCGTTTTTCGCAGGCCCGAATGATCGCGTGAGTTCGCTGCCGCCATGTTCCTGTCCAGTAAATTGCCTGCCTGGTTTGTGGCCGCGAAGCCGAGCATCACCACAAGGCTGCGTCCTCGGGCTCAGGATCCGTATGGTCAGCGGAAGGGCTCGGTCTCCCGGACCCGGAAGGAGGCCAACTTTGGCGATAGAGGTTCTTTTCCGGAGATTCATCCACTTGGTGAGTggggaaaaagatttttttgttgggttttgttttgatttttggatttttgttgtGTGAATTGCAGGAAGGATGCGATTGAGCTGCAGATGCCGTACCAGGAAGCGTTTGATGAAATTAAGGAAAACACCCGCCGGGCGCTGGAGAATCGGTGTCGGTGAGGACAAGAAGCGGTGAGAAGCAGGATTCGATACATTCCACCCAGGGGCCAAGCAATGCGTCATTCGGATGGTCAAGGCACAGTTTGATTCGTTGGAACCAACCGCGGTTCCGAATCAacaagaaggttccccgggggccTCCATCTCCGCAGAAAGCGGTGGTGGCGAACAACCCGAACCTGACCAGAAGGACGATCCTGAAAGCAGGGACAACCGGAAGAAGAGacaatttaacaacaaaaataatgttCCATTTTTGACAAGCAAATAAAAGctgtcaaaataatttcatgACGCAACTTCTTCTCTTATTTAACCCTTTcgggcctgaattttcaaaaaagctttgatatttgggtcatatatgacccatcaggcctgaaaggctTAAATAAACCGAAATCCATTTCTATTACATACAAACATGCATTGATTATGGAaggaaaaatcatttaaaaccaATAGATATAACGTGTTTTTCCATGTAACACAACACATCAAATTCAAGTGTTGTGCTATTGAATTGACAGAATCTTTAGGTGcccaaaattcaagtgttttgcgattgatttctgagtgctctgtacagcagggtcagatcatgtgtagaacacttcgttaagctgtgtaagttttgctcagtgtagCTTAAGTAGGTTACTCACGTTTAGAGTACAAAATGAAAGCAACcaaactacactgaaaatatgccacactttttattcaagtgcccaaacacttgaatgattgaataaagtcacatcgtagatctaattggtttgtgtttcaacatcaatccaaaccactatcaaatgcatgtgtttgggcggttgactttttggtattttttaacatgttattttcattcgggtggctcaagctttccaattgttttgctcatgaatttgtcccaccttcttgaactattcaaagtgatgagcaaaacacttgaaaatgatcttaagatctacccaaaacaggcactattcaaagtcaacgtgattatccaaattaatttaatgtGTTCCACTGTTTGATTTTTGCGCGACTTTCATCGAAGGCTAGAAGCGAGACAAGAACCAATAGCACAAAAAACACTCCCGTCTTCAACTGgccggccggcgcagtggtagcgtgcacgactagcaagcgagaacctgtaaatcgcttgtacgtacttttttttcaacgccatttaaaattcaagtgtttggctattgacattatttcatgaccaatcaccgaaatttcaagtgttttgcgattgatatttgagtgctctgtacagcagggccagatcatgtgtagaacacttcgttgagctgtgtaagttttgctcagtgtagGTTTGAGTCAACAGTGTATTATAAACTCCTGAGCGTGCACCTGTCAAATTCGCTCTTTCTGTCCTGCTTGCACCATGAACGACAAAGAAGGAAGATTCCACTAAACGTTGACAGCTGTTGACAACTTGCTCAGTTATAATCATTTGCCGTGATCAGTTGaagctgcaaaaaaataatgctgAATTCGGGAAAAGTGCTTTTAAAGCACCAGCAAATCGTCCTTTTTCTGATTCGTGCCGTTCTAGAAACGCCAGATCAAGATGCAGTTGCAGAGGTCGGACCCCGGAAACCATCCAAGATGTTAAGGTCAAGTTCGCCGCCCTGGAGTGCATCGAGGAACCGGCCCAACTGGTGCTGTCCTGCGAAGGCATGCTACTCGCCCACGACTCGCTCGTGTCCGCCCTCGGCTCGGCCGAACTCGACCTGACCGTGCCGCTGCTCGGTGGTAAGGTACACGGTTCGCTGGCCCGTGCCGGCAATGTCAAGGGCCAAACGCCGAAGGTCGAGAAGaaggaaaagaagaagaagaccagcCGTGCCAAGCGCCGCATCCAGTACAACCGCAACTTTGCCAACGTGGTGCAGGCCTTCGGTCGCCGCCGCGGTCCGAACGCCAACTCGACGTAAGCTGCTCTGAATGGTGTGCGGTTCGAGTGTGATTGTGGGTGGGATTTGTGGCTTGTTTGATTCCTTGCGAAGATGAAGGAAGAAAAGGCGAGAataaaatgaagaaatgaaAGGAGGTAAATTAAAATAGAATTAATTTGTTTACCAAATAATAATTTGCGGCGGAAAACACAGGGTATTCGTATCGCGTCAAGCTCTCCGGACGTGGGGGGTCGCTGGCAAGGCGTTGCCCAGTCCCCCTTGCCCCGCACCCCACGGGCCACGACAATTGCAGCTGCGGTGCGGCTAGAGGAGGCGAAGACCGACGAAGGGTGAACATGTGTTGCGGTAGACATGGTGGCACAATCCGCCGTGATGCTGGGACGCGGAATGACGAGAACCGGAATCGGAAGTCTGGCGGAGCATCACCGTATCGAGCCACCGCGGGAAAGAGCATGAGCAATCGCGTAGACAGCAGAGTGAGTAAAAAGAAGAGGATAAAGGCAGGTGCATCTAGGTCTAAGGAAGAACTTGGGTGTAAATCTTACGACAATTACGGGAAACCCGGTTGACAGTTATCTGGTTCCGAACACCGCTTTTGAGCAACTGGGTGAACTAATGTAACaactcaagcaaaacaatgtgaaTTTGTAAACAAATGTACTATTTGTTTCCCTTTTCCCTTCAGTGAATGTTTGCTTTAAGAATGAGCTTTTTATTTACAAATCCACATTGGTCCATTCACAATGTTTAGCTTGAACtattaatttttaatgcttACCAATGTTCATTATTTACCAATCAACTTTATTTAGAAACCGCCTTCCGGATTCTTCCCGGAGTACGGCCACAACATCCGCTGACCATTGTTTGCCGACTGTCGTGAAAATCGTTTTGCCACTAATGACATTTATCTAGTTTGTTTTGACTAAAATAGAGCGTTTTACCGTTTCATTTGATACGAAAACACTTTCACTGAACTCCGCACCAAGCGCACCAAGCATTAACAACAAATGAACTGATTTGTTTTTGTGAGCTGTCACTCGCAAAACAATTTGAactttaaatttacatgtttttcaaattttaaatttcacaaatatacaTCATAAGTGCCATTTACAtgcttttcaactttcaaatttgtgacgagtcaaaaacaaaaattccatTTAAATGAAGTTCAAGCATTACGTTGAATCTGACTTTACATGAAGGCTCTTTAAATGCAATACATCTATTTacaatgaatttcaaaattacattgaGCTTGTTTACTTTCAAAACAAGGTTTCAGtgtcgggtaaatttacatttttttttctgtgtacttggaGGCCAGAGTAGGTCACAGGTTTCGAGTTGTCATCCAACTCTGGGCGTATAAATGACAGCTGAATCCAGAGGAAGTCATCGGAGCTTTTGGTGACCTCCAGGTGCTGCTCCTGGATGTCGTAACAGGTAGAGGCGATGTCGCCGCAGCCCAATTGTAGACTATTGGTCAGAGAGGCTTCCCGTTTACTTGTCCATCTACATGATGGACCGATGACGCTCGAGTTTaggttcacagtaaaaaaaatcatggtaatattacacagaaaaaaataatccggtaaatttacatcatttatgatgtaccaaaagtgcacgtcattaatgatgctaatttacatctaattcattgtaaatttaaatgccaTCCCACGTAAATGTGCCGATCAAATGTCGCTACagaaacatgtaaatttccgatgaaatcgatgtaattttaccggagcaacatttttttttcgccccGTTGAATTTTGAATCCGTTGTAATTTTAATGCTTGTCATTGTTCTCTGTATTCTGGCGCTGTTTCAAAAGCTACGGTAATGGAGAACCCGACTCGATTATCACTCGAATCGAGTACTCCATTGTTTTGTAACATACTTTTTGAATAGCATAAAGAAACACAGTATggaatacaaacatttaaactaCATCGAATTAAAAATCCAACGGAGCGAAAATTTGTTGTATTTAACAATTGAACAgtattcataaattcttaaaaataacttaCGGTCATCAAAAAACCACAGCACAGAGAGACGTATGACTGGTGGAGGTGGACTTGTACAGCGTGTGGAACGTTTTGCCCAGTCCGTTGGTGGCGGCATCGTAGTCCCAGATGTTTTGTTTTCAAGTTTAGTGGACACCCTCACTCAAGCCGCGCCGCCGAGTACAACTCTTGAAGAAGGTCGTCGTAAAGTTGCCGCTCCTAACTTGTAGCACCGAACCTGCGGTAGGATTCAGTCAGAATCGTAGAAGACGACGGAGTCAGTACCGCCGCCTCCGGAACGAGTCGACCGGTTCGACACAAACATTCTCTTGTTCAGTTGAGCGATCCATCACCGGTAGTATCTGCTTGACCTTGATAGTTCTGTCCAGCCGTATGGCTTTGGTAGTTGAAGAACGCCTCCTGAATGTCCAGCGTGAGTAGAGGCATCGGAGCACCCGGTTCGACTCGATTTGGGCGGGAGATCGAACGTCTGCAAGTTTCCGCAGTCGTGGATCAGCCGGGGATCAGAGAACTGTGAATAGAGAGAGAAACGCATTTTAGTTCATAAGCTCTAACAATGTTTAAGCTTTGGTTCCAACTTGGGGACTTCCGCCGGATGGTGAGTTTGTTGCCAAACCCAGCTGAAGAAGCGCCTTGAGTATGATCGGTTTTTCAAACTATATGtttacataaacaaacaaaaactcgCCAATACTCACCTGCGTGACTGATATGATCAGGTGCATGACTTGAAGGCCCACCGGAGTCCATCCGTTTGTATGTACAAGACGGGTTTGGGATGCAAAACTCTGAGTGTCGGTGCTGAACGCCGTTTTATTTTCCTGTTTtggtttcttcaaaaactttgacaTTTAAGCTCAATTTCAATGACAAGGTATGTTTGATAGACTGGTTTGAAAACTGTCGGAGTTAGGAACGAGGTGTTGGTACACGCATTGAGAATCAGAATAAAACATTATGCACTTTTACACACTTATGGGATTACACACTtttgtatagttttttttactagcaaaaaagcaataaattgatgtcagttgaaaaagtttttcaaagcgACAGTTGCACACAAATGTGAtgtaaaatgttgtcttgccatTTTTTTCCACTGAAATAAAGAAAAGTGACGAGAAATggcttttaatcgtgtttttttccgTTGTACATTTATTTACGTAGGGCTTTAAGACTATTTGTGaccactttttaaaatattattgtaacAAAATAAATCTACAAGgcaatccaggtttttaagcgaagatggcgttcgattggtgaacgcccgaaatgtcaaaatcgcgcagtagcaccaacattagagaaaaaatgtggctgtcatgccatggaacactttttccgttatgttggtaccactgcgtgattttgacatttcgggcgttcaccattcgaacgccatcttcgcttaaaaacctcgatttTTTCCGCGAATCAACTATGGCTCCCATGGTACAAGCTGTCAATCATGATACTTTTTGTCGAGAAAATAAGCgaaatatttcattttcaaaattaattacaaAATACCATTGCGCTGATAAAAGTTAGCTAAAGGTATGAGCACAAACTTGTTTGAAATGTGTTATCAGAGTataaatacattttcaactattaacaaaatgaatttcaatacatttggttgtatttgaagttagcagttcaAATAAGATGCCACGATTTCTCATCACTGCTTTgcccaaattggctcaaaattttggtgaagactcgtaaaaccggtcccgtgtgcatgtcgaaggtcgattttcaaatagtttgttttataaaaaaaaatatataaaattgtttttctgatgttcgtatttaaaatcgtcagtttttgtaTTAAAAGAGTGGGAATagggctttgtcatgcacacggaatatgtcttgagagtcttcagcCAAAATTTCAGGCCAAAAAACCTAGTGAGATcgaaaatttatgtaaatttattttttttgattttattaattttatgacaaatgaaattttatgaaaaattaaattattttcgaGTTGAAAAAGGTTTGAAATGAAacattccagccgtttctcatcCACATCGGATGTTTTGCTGATGCGCCAGCTCTAggtacaacgaatccatatgctctttTCGGGAAAGTGTTCCGCAGACCATTCCctttaggcctgaccataccagaagttggggCATGATTTTCCCAGACATGTAgcagcgtttgaacaaaaagtccaAATTTCTCATTTAAAATTTGACCCTGATGTGCgtagccagtttacaaccaaatgcgcTGAAATTTGGCATGAGAGCCCCTATGGGCCCTACAAGGAAAACCatactaaaaattgatcggagattttttaaaaacgtacccaccctaatgaatATATGCAGTTCAACAATCTCTAAGTTTTAAAGCCAAAACCCACTAATAACTTTTACTTTTCAATAATAGCAAGAGTAATTTTCTACCTTTTAAGTGCCTAATTATACTGTACCCACTTTTGGATTAGAAATGCGGCTGACCTTTTTATCGGAGTTTGTATTAATCAACATTCTTGGTGTGCTAAGATAAACGTGCTAACTCCGACATTTTTGACAACTCCAGCGTTGGCGTTGGCGCCGGACGATGTCCCAGTTGTCAAACGTATCCAATCAAAAtaattcattatttttcaaagttcctaaaaaacagatatattttttttgaaaataaaaaacactGAGAACATGCAACATATAGAAGTCCAGAGAGTGCTACCTAACCGAGTTCAAGCAGTAATTTTCTGAGGGACGTTCTCTTTTTTCGTCGCCGGAGCAATTCCGTATCGGCCAACATCGGCGGGAACAGGACACGACTTGTTTTAAATCGCCTCCACGGACAGCAAGTGCTACTTCCAGTACAGGTTTAACACACAGAAAGCAGAGGTAGGTCAGCGCCAGGGGAACAATACGGTTGCGGTTCCGGAATCACGGCAAAGATGATGGGCACTGTAAGCCGTAAACAACATCGGTGGCTGGTGGGTGCATGCTGCTGCGtacgttagtttttgatttggTAAGTGTCCGCAGCCGTCTACAGACGGCCTTCCATCCGGGCATCTTTTGCCGCTCCAAAGTGGACCAGTAAAGCAGCAGTCCACCTTGCAGAACGTCTTGATGTAGTGTGTAGATCatccagctgtaatgtaaacaacAATTTCTTTAACATAATTTGAATCAACTGAACAAATCGAAATCCATTGATCGTTCACATTTGAATCACAttaatgtttgtttacattaccTGAGTTCTGACTTAACAATTCACCTCATTAGAAAGAACTTTTAGCAAACTTTAAAACAACTCCACTTCCATTTCACTACGCGTCACAAAATGAACTGGTTTGTTTTGGTCTTTCACTTTAGTTGTCATTCGTAAAAACAAGTTTCAAGGCTTTATGAGTTTacgtttacaaaaatttacatcaaaaGTACATTTAcatgcttttaaaattttcaattttatgatttcgctgaaacaaaattttcatttaaatgcgaTTTATGCATTAAGTTGAATTTCAATTTACATACAGGTACTTTAAATGCAATCTAACATTTTACATTGAATTTCGaatttacattgagcatgtttacgttttaaacatggtttcagtgtcgggtaaatttacacttttttttctgtgtacatctaagaatcttttatgtcagacataatgtgtaattttacctctgaaaatatgtaattttaccacttttctggtgtaatgtcactttttagtctaaattgaggtacatcttttatgtcagacaaaatgtgtaattttacctctgaaaatatgtaattttaccacttttctggtgtaatgtcactttttagtctaaattgaggtaaaattacatcataaaagaggttatattcaaccttcctaaattacaccttccaattttacacaattttttactgtgttctgGTTGGTTCTGATTAAGTCCGACGAACGATCTTACCAGGTTCAGGATGCTTGAAATTCAACCGCGTTTTGCATTTCGCAGATGTTCCGCAAGACCGTCTGCATGAAAAGGTTGTAACGGTTCTCCAAGTATCGTTTGGCTTGCTGGATTAACTACATTTGGGTGCAACGGGCTCGCAGCGGTTCCTGAGTGCGCGGACTGGGCGTCACATTCGTCACGTACTTTTATCCTATTTTGCGACATCCCTATCAACGCGTTCATCAGCTTCACCTTCTCCAGCTTCCAGTCGTTCATCGTGTACTCCCACTTGGCGTTTTGCGCCGCCTGGAACCAGGTCATCTCATTGCGCAGAAAGCTCTCAATGTCCGTCCTCAAAATCGGATCCAACAGT
Protein-coding sequences here:
- the LOC6052268 gene encoding uncharacterized protein LOC6052268 codes for the protein MVKAQFDSNARSRCSCRGRTPETIQDVKVKFAALECIEEPAQLVLSCEGMLLAHDSLVSALGSAELDLTVPLLGGKVHGSLARAGNVKGQTPKVEKKEKKKKTSRAKRRIQYNRNFANVVQAFGRRRGPNANST